One genomic region from Leptolyngbyaceae cyanobacterium JSC-12 encodes:
- a CDS encoding spore germination protein (IMG reference gene:2510094925~PFAM: Sporulation and spore germination): MQDQQPHRSIPLGIIIAGFSALVLATGGGVAWWTWKSHSETVVPKASEHAQPLDNSNSALSTDPSKTQKAQTTPLPAAAEKTLQVYWLKASDSKIQLAPSPVKLTSSTNPEALLETAMKQLLAGPPSSDLSSTIPNGTKLLDFSVKNDGIHVDLSREFTTGGGSISMEGRLAQVLYTVTSLNPDAPVWLSVEGKQLETLGGEGLVLEQPVTRKQFERDFPL, from the coding sequence ATGCAAGACCAACAGCCACATCGTTCCATTCCTCTGGGTATCATCATCGCAGGCTTCTCAGCGCTTGTTCTCGCAACTGGCGGTGGAGTTGCTTGGTGGACCTGGAAGTCTCATTCTGAAACAGTTGTTCCCAAAGCATCTGAACACGCACAGCCTTTGGACAATAGCAATTCTGCTTTATCCACTGATCCATCTAAAACTCAAAAGGCTCAAACAACTCCACTTCCAGCCGCGGCTGAAAAAACTCTCCAGGTTTACTGGCTGAAAGCATCAGATAGCAAAATTCAACTTGCGCCCAGCCCAGTTAAACTCACATCCAGTACAAATCCTGAAGCCTTACTGGAAACAGCAATGAAACAACTGCTAGCAGGTCCACCAAGTAGTGATTTATCTTCAACCATTCCGAATGGGACGAAACTACTTGATTTCTCGGTAAAAAATGACGGCATTCATGTTGATTTGTCTCGTGAATTTACCACCGGAGGAGGAAGTATTTCGATGGAAGGACGATTGGCTCAGGTACTCTACACAGTAACGAGCCTGAATCCGGATGCTCCAGTCTGGTTATCTGTTGAAGGAAAACAATTGGAAACCTTGGGTGGCGAGGGACTTGTGCTAGAGCAACCTGTTACTCGTAAACAGTTTGAGCGGGATTTTCCATTGTAG
- a CDS encoding mannose-6-phosphate isomerase (IMG reference gene:2510094926~PFAM: Mannose-6-phosphate isomerase), with product MGNSNRPYQAHLQPLEADVTRIRPWGTVTLLEEGKHYRINRIEVAPGQHISTQMHFHRSEHWVVVSGTARVICAEQETILVQKQSTYVPMGTPHRVENPGVIPLVMIEVQNGEYLGEDDITRLEDAPSTC from the coding sequence ATGGGTAATAGCAACCGTCCTTATCAAGCTCATTTGCAACCTCTAGAAGCTGATGTTACTCGCATTCGTCCATGGGGAACTGTCACGCTTTTAGAGGAAGGAAAGCATTATCGAATTAACCGAATTGAAGTTGCTCCTGGTCAACATATCAGCACCCAGATGCACTTTCATCGCAGTGAGCATTGGGTTGTTGTATCTGGCACTGCTAGAGTCATTTGTGCAGAGCAAGAGACGATTTTGGTACAAAAACAATCAACCTATGTACCTATGGGCACGCCGCATCGAGTGGAGAACCCTGGGGTTATTCCTCTGGTAATGATTGAGGTTCAAAATGGGGAATATTTGGGAGAGGATGATATTACTCGACTGGAAGATGCACCCTCTACTTGCTGA
- a CDS encoding hypothetical protein (IMG reference gene:2510094927): MKIQIQLDANQFNKVFIQLLSSSNRCQLEVSSDTQANFSQDSGRLIELEVLMRPA, translated from the coding sequence ATGAAAATTCAGATCCAACTTGATGCTAATCAGTTCAACAAGGTGTTTATTCAGCTTTTGTCCTCATCTAACCGTTGCCAGCTAGAAGTTAGTTCCGACACTCAAGCCAATTTCAGCCAAGATTCTGGCAGATTGATTGAGTTAGAAGTGCTTATGCGTCCTGCTTAA
- a CDS encoding hypothetical protein (IMG reference gene:2510094928) — protein MKKRISYLWGSGIFAFGSVALATGFTLGTSAPANSQAAYGSYLGAGAAFGVTSQSAVNEDSNTSGFFAVRYKFLRAPISLRTQVLVGGNGAAIVPTVSYDIPINWQADAYIGAGASIVRGDKTPIGNKGSFVIQPGVDYALPNTSLSLFTNAIISFDGYRSNNGTAVSIQGGAGLRF, from the coding sequence ATGAAAAAACGAATCTCATACCTCTGGGGTAGTGGAATCTTTGCGTTTGGCAGCGTTGCCCTTGCCACAGGTTTCACTCTAGGCACCTCAGCACCAGCCAATTCTCAGGCTGCTTATGGCAGTTATCTCGGTGCAGGTGCTGCATTTGGCGTCACCAGTCAATCTGCTGTCAACGAGGATAGCAATACATCCGGGTTCTTTGCAGTTCGCTACAAGTTTTTAAGAGCACCCATTTCCTTGAGAACGCAAGTTCTCGTGGGTGGAAATGGGGCCGCAATAGTGCCGACTGTTTCTTATGACATTCCAATTAACTGGCAAGCTGACGCGTACATTGGCGCAGGTGCATCCATTGTAAGAGGTGACAAAACACCTATTGGAAACAAAGGAAGTTTTGTAATTCAACCTGGCGTTGACTATGCCTTACCTAACACCAGTCTTTCCCTATTTACCAATGCCATCATCTCGTTTGATGGTTATCGGTCTAATAACGGCACAGCGGTTTCAATCCAGGGAGGAGCAGGCTTACGTTTCTAG
- a CDS encoding hypothetical protein (IMG reference gene:2510094929) has product MSFLIRCLTIPLGVAIATTGIEPALSQSITMSPGAQPVQVSGRSGGSQKDNSCAGFIAPVPNHVVQVTEDTDLRFVLQGANSSTLLIRSATGQSFCVLADSYSQGKIEIPGRWRKGTYSVFVGDRANENHAYTLLISSSQ; this is encoded by the coding sequence ATGAGCTTTTTAATTCGATGCCTGACTATTCCTTTGGGGGTCGCGATCGCGACGACAGGGATTGAACCAGCTCTTAGTCAATCAATTACAATGTCACCAGGGGCACAACCTGTTCAGGTGAGCGGTCGGTCTGGAGGTAGCCAGAAGGATAATAGTTGCGCTGGGTTTATTGCTCCAGTACCAAACCACGTTGTTCAAGTAACAGAAGACACTGACTTACGATTTGTTTTGCAGGGAGCGAACAGTTCTACATTACTGATTCGCAGTGCAACAGGGCAAAGTTTTTGTGTTCTGGCTGACAGCTATTCTCAGGGGAAGATTGAGATTCCTGGACGCTGGCGAAAAGGCACGTATTCCGTATTTGTGGGCGATCGCGCTAATGAAAACCATGCCTATACCCTATTAATTTCTAGCAGCCAGTAA
- a CDS encoding hypothetical protein (IMG reference gene:2510094930), translating into MNQDNFKTFQLGITEVSRLLLPFLIIWLLGAIGLGWLVKSLLILFGLLLIAPILAFIGLRWWLKRNLIQSQCPVCSYEFVSLNQSEFRCPNCSEPLKAENGHFSRLVPAGTIDVNAVEVPVQQVED; encoded by the coding sequence GTGAATCAAGATAACTTTAAAACCTTTCAACTTGGCATAACAGAAGTCAGTCGTTTACTGCTTCCCTTTTTGATCATCTGGCTATTGGGTGCGATCGGGCTTGGATGGCTAGTCAAGTCCTTACTCATTTTGTTTGGTCTACTTTTAATTGCTCCAATTTTGGCATTTATTGGTTTGCGATGGTGGCTCAAACGAAACTTGATTCAAAGTCAATGCCCCGTTTGCAGTTATGAATTTGTGAGCCTCAACCAATCGGAATTTCGCTGTCCTAATTGTAGTGAACCACTCAAAGCAGAAAACGGTCATTTCAGCCGTTTAGTCCCTGCCGGAACAATTGATGTTAATGCTGTTGAAGTCCCTGTTCAACAAGTTGAAGACTGA
- a CDS encoding cytochrome b6/f complex subunit IV (IMG reference gene:2510094931~PFAM: Cytochrome b(C-terminal)/b6/petD~TIGRFAM: cytochrome b6/f complex subunit IV), protein MPTLKKPDLADPQLRAKLAKGMGHNYYGEPAWPNDLLYTFPIVILGTIALCVGLAVLDPAMVGEPADPFATPLEILPEWYLYPVFNILRLVPNKLLGVVLMASVPLGLITVPFIESVNKFQNPFRRPVATTVFLFGTVVTLYLGIGATFPISKALTLGLF, encoded by the coding sequence ATGCCAACTCTTAAGAAGCCGGATCTTGCTGATCCACAACTTCGCGCTAAGCTCGCAAAGGGTATGGGGCACAACTATTATGGTGAACCTGCCTGGCCCAACGACCTACTGTATACGTTCCCGATTGTAATTTTGGGGACGATCGCTCTCTGCGTCGGTCTTGCTGTACTCGACCCAGCTATGGTGGGAGAGCCAGCAGATCCATTCGCAACTCCGCTCGAAATTCTTCCTGAGTGGTATCTCTATCCTGTTTTTAACATTTTGCGCCTTGTTCCCAACAAGTTGTTGGGGGTTGTGTTGATGGCATCAGTTCCTTTGGGCTTGATTACAGTTCCTTTCATTGAGAGCGTCAACAAGTTTCAGAACCCCTTTCGCCGTCCGGTTGCTACCACCGTGTTTCTCTTTGGTACAGTAGTGACCCTTTATCTGGGTATTGGAGCAACCTTCCCTATTAGCAAAGCGTTGACTCTAGGTTTGTTCTAG
- a CDS encoding cytochrome b subunit of the bc complex (IMG reference gene:2510094932~PFAM: Cytochrome b(N-terminal)/b6/petB) → MFTKQVTESKAYQWFEERLEIQGIADDISSKYVPPHVNIFYCLGGITLVCFLIQFATGFAMTFYYRPTVAEAFQSVQYIMTEVNFGWLIRSIHRWSASMMVLMMILHVFRVYLTGGFKKPRELTWVTGVVLAVITVSFGVTGYSLPWDQVGYWAVKIVSGVPEAIPVVGTLIADLLRGGSSVGQATLTRYYSAHTFVLPWLIAVFMLLHFLMIRKQGISGPL, encoded by the coding sequence ATGTTCACTAAGCAGGTAACCGAATCAAAGGCTTACCAGTGGTTCGAAGAAAGACTGGAAATCCAGGGGATCGCTGATGATATCAGTAGCAAGTACGTTCCTCCCCATGTAAACATCTTTTATTGCTTGGGCGGAATCACACTTGTTTGCTTCCTAATCCAGTTTGCCACTGGGTTTGCAATGACCTTTTATTACAGACCTACTGTTGCTGAAGCCTTTCAATCCGTTCAGTACATTATGACTGAAGTGAACTTTGGATGGCTGATTCGCTCCATCCATCGCTGGTCTGCCAGCATGATGGTGCTGATGATGATTCTCCACGTTTTCCGAGTTTATCTAACGGGTGGCTTCAAAAAGCCTCGTGAGTTGACTTGGGTAACTGGAGTTGTTCTGGCGGTCATTACCGTTTCATTTGGTGTTACTGGATATTCATTGCCTTGGGATCAGGTTGGCTACTGGGCGGTCAAGATTGTATCTGGTGTGCCTGAAGCAATTCCTGTGGTTGGAACGTTGATTGCTGACCTGCTACGGGGTGGTTCTAGCGTTGGTCAGGCAACATTAACGCGCTACTACAGTGCGCATACGTTCGTTCTCCCTTGGTTGATTGCAGTCTTCATGCTGCTGCACTTTTTGATGATTCGCAAGCAGGGAATTTCTGGTCCTCTCTAA